In Arachis hypogaea cultivar Tifrunner chromosome 17, arahy.Tifrunner.gnm2.J5K5, whole genome shotgun sequence, a single window of DNA contains:
- the LOC140180669 gene encoding uncharacterized protein — translation MLLAFKSKNKLKFIDGSLPKPDENDSVFESWKRCNTYVVSWINLSLSPSISQSVIWMNVASDLWNDLKRRYYHGDRFWVAELHEEFYVVRQGDMDVTTYFTKLRSIWEDIENFRMIPSCECGKDCKCGLGVVRRYKSEDQVTCFLRGLNDQYSAVRSQIMLMDPLPDIHTALSMLSQQERQQHSLEPISIDRLVAYSATSSNTMDFSQNRGRGRGRRGRQQAGGRGGRGRQQGRMQCSHCEKLGHTIETCYKKHGLPPHLRQRNGGEAAVNIMTTANTEVANGELSMQLGESETSNSGFTAEQKEALLALLHTNELRNIHSTSQIVTSQQSPPHQGNLVHVLHFKTSVKALNISKQKCKSWVIDTGATNHVSYTLDDFQSYQQIDPIIVKLPNGSYTTSSIIGTIVFSEKLYLKNALYIPSFNFKLISVSKLTATLHCTMNFSEKLCEIQDCSSLRMIGKAEVVGGLYTLNKEHSLHTNSAPYIMSIQGTQDRSLWHCRLGHPSLNSLKSIQKIYHFTTCNDTEMLPCNACHLAKQRKLPFAASNKIASYCLELIHVDI, via the coding sequence ATGTTATTAGcatttaaatctaaaaataaattgaaattcataGATGGTAGTTTACCAAAGCCTGATGAAAATGATAGTGTGTTCGAATCTTGGAAAAGATGCAATACCTACGTCGTATCTTGGATAAACCTATCGTTAAGCCCTAGCATTTCGCAATCGGTAATATGGATGAACGTTGCTAGCGACCTATGGAATGACCTAAAACGCAGGTATTATCATGGTGATAGATTTTGGGTGGCAGAATTACACGAGGAGTTTTATGTAGTTAGACAAGGAGACATGGATGTCACAACCTATTTCACTAAATTGAGATCAATTTGGGAAGACATAGAAAATTTCAGGATGATTCCTTCATGTGAATGTGGAAAGGATTGCAAGTGTGGTTTAGGTGTTGTGAGAAGATACAAGTCTGAGGATCAAGTTACCTGTTTCTTGAGGGGTTTGAACGACCAGTACTCGGCTGTAAGGTCCCAAATTATGCTCATGGATCCTCTCCCTGATATCCACACAGCTCTTTCAATGCTCTCTCAGCAGGAAAGACAGCAACATAGCTTGGAACCTATCTCAATTGATAGACTCGTGGCATACTCTGCAACTTCCTCAAACACTATGGACTTCAGTCAGAATAGAGGgagaggaagaggtagaagaggTAGGCAACAAGCTGGAGGGAGAGGTGGTCGAGGAAGACAACAGGGAAGAATGCAGTGTTCACACTGTGAAAAATTGGGACACACCATAGAGACATGCTATAAAAAGCATGGCCTTCCACCACACTTGAGGCAAAGGAATGGTGGAGAAGCTGCTGTAAACATAATGACCACAGCAAATACTGAGGTTGCAAATGGAGAACTCAGTATGCAGTTGGGAGAGTCCGAGACTTCCAATTCTGGATTTACTGCAGAACAGAAGGAAGCTTTGTTGGCATTGCTTCACACGAATGAACTAAGGAACATTCATAGTACTAGCCAAATTGTGACTTCACAGCAGTCACCACCTCATCAAGGTAATTTGGTGCATGTTTTGcatttcaaaacaagtgttaaagCCCTAAACATTTCAAAACAAAAGTGCAAATCCTGGGTAATCGATACGGGTGCTACAAATCACGTATCATATACCTTGGATGATTTTCAAAGCTATCAACAAATAGATCCAATTATTGTGAAACTACCAAATGGTTCTTACACTACAAGTAGTATAATTGGAACTATTGTATTTTCTGAAAAATTGTATTTGAAAAATGCATTATACATTCCTTCATTCAATTTCAAGCTAATTTCAGTATCCAAGCTTACAGCCACACTACATTGCACTATGAACTTTTCTGAAAAATTGTGTGAGATACAGGACTGCAGTTCCTTGAGGATGATTGGCAAAGCTGAGGTTGTTGGAGGCCTCTACACACTCAATAAGGAACATTCATTGCATACAAATTCTGCACCATACATCATGAGCATTCAAGGCACTCAGGATAGAAGTCTTTGGCATTGTAGGTTAGGGCATCCATCATTAAATAGCTTGAAatcaatacaaaaaatttatCATTTCACTACTTGTAATGACACTGAGATGTTACCCTGCAACGCTTGCCACTTGGCAAAGCAAAGAAAGCTGCCATTTGCAGCAAGTAATAAGATTGCATCATATTGCCTAGAACTCATTCATGTAGATATATAG